A single genomic interval of Cupriavidus necator harbors:
- a CDS encoding globin family protein produces MTPQEITLVQSSWQKVVPIKEKAAELFYGKLFEMDPSLRPLFKGDTVEQGRKLMAMINAVVTKLDQLDDIVPAVQELGRRHVAYGVKDEDYDTVAGALLWTLGAGLGDAFTDEVKGAWTSAYVILAGAMKDAAATAWD; encoded by the coding sequence ATGACACCGCAAGAGATCACCCTGGTACAAAGCTCCTGGCAGAAGGTGGTGCCGATCAAGGAAAAGGCCGCCGAGCTGTTCTACGGCAAGCTGTTCGAAATGGATCCCTCGCTGAGGCCACTGTTCAAGGGCGACACCGTCGAACAGGGGCGCAAGCTGATGGCGATGATCAATGCCGTCGTCACGAAACTGGACCAGCTCGACGACATCGTTCCCGCTGTACAGGAACTCGGCCGGCGCCACGTCGCCTATGGCGTCAAGGACGAGGACTACGACACCGTGGCCGGCGCCCTGCTGTGGACACTGGGTGCCGGCCTCGGGGACGCCTTTACCGATGAGGTGAAGGGCGCCTGGACCAGCGCCTACGTGATCCTGGCCGGGGCCATGAAAGACGCCGCCGCGACCGCCTGGGACTGA